From a single Hymenobacter sp. YIM 151500-1 genomic region:
- a CDS encoding homogentisate 1,2-dioxygenase, producing the protein MAFYHRLGQIPRKRHTQFRQPDGSLYHEQLVGTLGFHGVSSLLYHCHAPTEIRQVGKPRPYAPKLLKDRPLEPAHLRTLAQITTGGDYLQARQTLLGNADVTLSICNPTEKQMSYYYKNALADEVIFVHEGRGELWSQLGKVAFEPGDYVVIPRTIIHQLHFEEGPVRLLIIESFSPVETCRRYRNHFGQLLEHAPYCERDFRPPTELVEDDVRASGEYELKVKKDGLLHTLVYGHSPFDVVGWDGYFYPYATSIHDFEPITGRIHQPPPVHQQFEGHNFVICSFVPRLFDYHPLAIPAPYNHSNVDSDEVLYYVAGNFMSRRGVDLASFTWHPSGIPHGPHPGTVEASIGKKETHELAVMVDTFRPLYLTEAALPYVDPRYAISWQPDFQHEAPRSADMMD; encoded by the coding sequence ATGGCCTTTTATCACCGTCTCGGTCAGATTCCGCGTAAGCGCCACACTCAGTTTCGCCAGCCCGACGGCTCGCTGTATCATGAGCAGCTGGTAGGCACGCTGGGGTTTCACGGGGTGTCGTCGCTGCTGTACCACTGCCACGCGCCCACCGAAATCCGGCAAGTGGGCAAGCCCCGGCCGTACGCGCCCAAGCTGCTGAAAGACCGGCCCCTGGAGCCGGCCCACCTGCGCACCCTGGCCCAAATCACCACCGGCGGCGACTACCTCCAGGCCCGCCAAACCCTGCTCGGCAACGCCGACGTAACCCTGAGCATCTGCAACCCCACCGAGAAGCAGATGAGCTACTACTACAAAAACGCCCTAGCCGACGAGGTGATTTTCGTGCACGAGGGCCGGGGGGAGCTGTGGAGCCAGCTGGGCAAGGTAGCCTTCGAGCCCGGCGACTACGTGGTGATTCCGCGCACTATCATCCACCAGCTGCACTTCGAGGAAGGGCCGGTGCGCCTGCTCATCATTGAGTCGTTTAGCCCGGTGGAGACGTGCCGGCGCTACCGCAACCACTTCGGGCAGCTGCTGGAGCACGCTCCGTACTGTGAGCGGGACTTCCGGCCGCCCACCGAGCTGGTGGAGGACGACGTGCGCGCCTCCGGTGAGTACGAGCTGAAGGTGAAGAAGGACGGCCTGCTGCACACGCTGGTCTACGGCCACTCGCCCTTCGACGTGGTAGGCTGGGACGGGTACTTCTACCCCTACGCCACCAGCATCCACGACTTCGAGCCGATTACGGGCCGCATCCACCAGCCCCCACCCGTGCACCAGCAATTCGAGGGGCACAACTTCGTTATCTGCTCCTTCGTGCCGCGCCTGTTCGACTACCACCCGCTGGCCATTCCGGCGCCCTACAACCATTCCAACGTTGACTCGGACGAGGTGCTGTACTACGTGGCTGGCAACTTCATGTCGCGGCGGGGCGTGGATTTGGCCTCATTTACCTGGCACCCAAGCGGCATTCCGCACGGTCCGCACCCTGGCACCGTGGAGGCCAGCATCGGCAAAAAGGAAACCCACGAGCTGGCCGTGATGGTGGACACCTTCCGCCCGCTCTACCTCACCGAGGCCGCCCTGCCCTATGTGGACCCGCGCTACGCCATAAGCTGGCAGCCCGACTTTCAGCACGAAGCGCCCCGCTCCGCTGATATGATGGACTAG
- a CDS encoding hydroxymethylglutaryl-CoA reductase has product MVFTPSPMLLKLLYTRGSLHNTPEGVAFSIKNRLDTVRLTRIEAVQLDDVRLGPEHIALDLGNGDVRPATAFNTDGAGVELPVGQSATFHLTTAPLKEGLHTVQVQFSAEPFGELHVEVEDAIVNLPGNRTRIPRSEQDDYAEAAIQARQRFAEEFTGQEFKHLKHYSFDAHLLQGNCEHFTGVAQIPVGLAGPLHVSGEHAQGEFLIPMATTEGTLVASYNRGIQVLNLCGGVKCTVIGDAMQRAPVFVFDDARGARDFGRWVEENIELIRPEAESTSRVAKLQYIDTYLSNKFAYLRFNYSTGDAAGQNMVGRATFAACSWILEHYKQAPIRHFYLESNFATDKKASQINVMRTRGKRVVAECVIKRDILQQRMRVTPEQLAYHGQVSNVGAFLSGANNNGAHSANGITALFIATGQDVANVSESSAGVLYSEVTPDGDLYLSITIPSLIVATHGGGTGLATQNECLRMLGCVGRGTVNKFAEIVAGVVLAGELSLGSAISSSDWVSSHEQYGRNR; this is encoded by the coding sequence ATGGTTTTCACGCCCAGCCCCATGCTGCTCAAGCTGCTCTACACGCGCGGCAGCCTGCACAACACGCCCGAGGGCGTGGCCTTCAGCATCAAAAACCGCCTCGATACCGTGCGCCTGACGCGCATTGAGGCCGTGCAGCTCGACGATGTGCGCTTGGGCCCCGAGCATATTGCCCTGGACCTGGGTAACGGCGACGTGAGGCCGGCCACGGCCTTCAACACCGACGGGGCGGGCGTGGAGCTGCCAGTGGGACAGTCGGCCACGTTTCATCTGACTACGGCGCCGCTGAAAGAGGGCCTGCACACCGTGCAGGTGCAGTTTTCGGCTGAGCCGTTTGGGGAGTTGCACGTGGAGGTGGAAGACGCCATTGTGAACCTGCCCGGCAACCGCACCCGCATTCCGCGTTCCGAGCAGGACGACTACGCCGAGGCCGCCATCCAGGCTCGGCAGCGGTTTGCCGAGGAGTTTACGGGCCAGGAGTTCAAACACCTGAAACACTACTCCTTCGATGCCCACCTGCTGCAAGGCAACTGTGAGCATTTCACCGGCGTGGCCCAGATTCCGGTGGGCCTGGCCGGGCCCCTGCACGTGAGCGGGGAGCACGCCCAGGGCGAGTTTCTGATACCCATGGCCACCACCGAAGGCACGCTGGTAGCCTCTTACAATCGTGGCATTCAGGTGCTCAACTTGTGCGGCGGCGTCAAGTGCACCGTCATCGGCGACGCCATGCAGCGGGCCCCCGTGTTTGTGTTCGACGATGCCCGCGGGGCCCGCGACTTCGGGCGGTGGGTGGAGGAAAACATCGAGCTGATTCGGCCGGAAGCGGAAAGCACCTCCCGCGTGGCCAAGCTCCAGTACATCGACACCTACCTGTCGAACAAATTTGCCTACCTGCGCTTCAACTACAGCACCGGCGACGCGGCCGGCCAGAACATGGTGGGCCGGGCTACCTTCGCGGCCTGCTCCTGGATTCTGGAACACTACAAGCAGGCGCCCATCCGGCACTTCTACCTCGAATCCAACTTCGCCACCGACAAGAAGGCTTCCCAAATCAATGTGATGCGCACCCGCGGCAAGCGCGTGGTGGCCGAGTGCGTCATCAAGCGCGACATTTTGCAGCAGCGCATGCGCGTGACGCCCGAGCAGCTGGCCTACCACGGGCAAGTCAGCAACGTAGGCGCCTTCCTGTCAGGGGCCAACAACAACGGCGCCCACTCCGCCAATGGCATTACGGCTCTGTTTATTGCCACCGGCCAGGACGTAGCCAACGTCTCCGAATCGTCGGCCGGCGTGCTGTATTCCGAAGTCACCCCAGACGGCGACCTGTACCTGAGCATTACCATTCCCTCCCTCATTGTGGCCACCCACGGCGGCGGCACCGGCTTGGCCACCCAAAACGAGTGCCTGCGCATGTTGGGCTGCGTGGGCCGCGGCACGGTCAACAAGTTCGCCGAAATCGTGGCCGGCGTAGTGCTGGCCGGCGAGCTAAGCCTGGGCTCCGCCATCAGCAGCTCCGACTGGGTGAGCAGCCACGAGCAGTACGGCCGGAACCGGTAG
- a CDS encoding energy transducer TonB produces the protein MLPLPILNVRLAACHETWQQMTPVAQGHHCAACNRTVLDFTAATQADLDAARAASPDGRVCGRFRPEQLAPVPRLRPTLRRFLVALVLVCGLGLSGREAVAQVQKGTKLATIPAPESVFGAVVEQMPVFEGGQEALLRFIGQNLRWPDQTPLTLSGRVFIQFVIDEQGRVRDAALLKGLHPALDAEAVRVVKLLDGKFTPGMQNNRPVPIKYTLPITFRGTEAAMEKSIPKPNGSVDASSTVSSLGVWSPGTEDLLSASDLQGLAEPSDGRTTTGEDFWAGKTGKHSRYEVMPWYKKEFKGDDLMSFIARNVRWPVGVPDKHIGRKLLVEFVIDERGNVHDARVLKKDEPLFEAEALRVVQLLSGKFEPALVRGKPTPIQYFVKVYFVPFR, from the coding sequence ATGCTTCCTCTGCCCATTCTCAACGTGCGCCTGGCTGCCTGCCACGAAACCTGGCAGCAAATGACTCCGGTGGCGCAGGGCCACCATTGCGCGGCTTGCAACCGTACAGTCCTGGATTTCACCGCCGCCACCCAAGCCGACCTCGACGCGGCCCGTGCCGCCTCGCCCGACGGCCGCGTATGCGGCCGATTCCGGCCGGAGCAGCTGGCCCCGGTGCCTCGGCTACGGCCTACGTTGCGGCGGTTTCTGGTGGCGCTGGTGCTGGTGTGCGGATTGGGACTGAGTGGGCGGGAGGCGGTGGCGCAGGTGCAGAAGGGCACTAAGCTCGCCACCATCCCGGCGCCAGAGTCTGTTTTCGGCGCTGTAGTAGAGCAAATGCCCGTCTTCGAAGGCGGGCAAGAGGCCCTGTTGCGCTTCATCGGCCAGAACCTTCGGTGGCCCGACCAAACGCCGCTTACGCTGAGTGGCCGCGTGTTCATTCAATTTGTGATTGATGAGCAGGGCAGAGTTCGTGACGCTGCTCTATTGAAAGGTCTTCACCCAGCTCTGGATGCCGAGGCGGTTCGGGTGGTGAAGCTGCTGGATGGCAAGTTCACGCCGGGAATGCAGAACAATCGGCCCGTGCCCATCAAGTACACGCTACCCATTACTTTCCGAGGAACCGAAGCTGCTATGGAGAAATCTATTCCAAAGCCGAATGGGTCCGTTGACGCATCTTCTACCGTAAGCTCTTTAGGCGTATGGTCTCCAGGAACGGAAGATCTGCTATCAGCCTCTGACCTGCAAGGTTTAGCTGAACCCTCTGATGGCCGTACGACAACTGGCGAAGATTTTTGGGCTGGTAAGACAGGGAAACACAGTCGTTATGAGGTAATGCCTTGGTACAAGAAGGAATTCAAGGGAGATGATTTGATGAGCTTTATTGCTCGCAATGTCCGATGGCCAGTTGGAGTACCCGATAAGCACATAGGCAGAAAGCTACTTGTCGAATTTGTGATAGATGAGCGTGGCAATGTCCACGACGCACGTGTTCTAAAGAAAGACGAACCGTTGTTTGAGGCTGAAGCTCTTCGAGTTGTTCAGCTTCTGAGTGGAAAATTCGAGCCAGCTCTCGTCCGTGGCAAACCCACCCCGATACAATACTTTGTGAAAGTCTACTTCGTACCGTTTCGGTAG
- a CDS encoding WG repeat-containing protein: MNCLRLLLCLLLYLPLGPAGAQTSSRLVPFRQGTKWGYADRSRRLVLPARYDEAGPLVQEIAWVRQGPLFGYIDGGGNPVTPVQYSRASTFRRGRATVELNGETFDIGETGRRLTEPAPPEPEEEPLEHGDLVRQEGKVGFRFTVGSAVVPPLYDEIRENYNGLLFVRQGAKWGVVNSKGKLVQPVQYDAIGQQGNVVLPLVQKNGLFGYLDEEGNTLTEVRYRQAEPFFGDIARVLAPDGLPGYIDATGKEYWEAEVK, translated from the coding sequence ATGAACTGCCTTCGGTTGCTGCTTTGCTTGCTGCTGTACCTGCCGCTGGGGCCGGCGGGGGCCCAAACGTCCTCCCGGCTCGTGCCTTTTCGCCAGGGCACCAAGTGGGGCTACGCCGACCGGAGCCGCCGCCTGGTGCTGCCCGCGCGCTACGACGAGGCCGGCCCCTTGGTGCAGGAAATTGCTTGGGTGCGCCAGGGGCCGCTGTTCGGCTACATCGACGGTGGCGGCAACCCCGTTACGCCCGTGCAGTACAGCCGGGCCAGCACCTTCCGGAGGGGCCGCGCCACGGTGGAGCTGAACGGTGAGACCTTCGACATCGGCGAAACCGGCCGCCGCCTCACCGAGCCCGCCCCGCCCGAGCCCGAAGAAGAGCCCCTGGAGCACGGCGACCTGGTGCGGCAGGAGGGCAAAGTGGGCTTCCGCTTCACGGTGGGCTCGGCGGTGGTGCCGCCCCTCTACGACGAAATCCGGGAGAACTACAACGGCCTGCTCTTTGTGCGCCAGGGCGCGAAGTGGGGCGTGGTCAACAGCAAAGGCAAGCTGGTGCAGCCCGTGCAGTACGACGCCATCGGGCAGCAGGGCAACGTGGTACTGCCTTTGGTGCAGAAAAACGGCCTTTTCGGCTACCTCGATGAGGAAGGCAATACCCTCACCGAAGTACGCTACCGCCAGGCCGAGCCCTTCTTCGGGGATATAGCCCGCGTGCTGGCCCCCGATGGCTTGCCCGGCTACATCGACGCCACCGGCAAGGAATATTGGGAGGCAGAGGTGAAGTAG
- a CDS encoding phytanoyl-CoA dioxygenase family protein, protein MSLQLKYPRFTLSENLTAEQLEFFREYGFLHFRAFAAPETVQSLLRASEDVQRRWLADGVQKVNGVPIKYGKDVDGSAIVQRFAFASHHSPVLHEFLQDPRFQALFPLLEAPGGRVGENEKDGLVINHYVNVPGSEFSQMGWHTDSLRDVFYGKKIGPMLNVGLHLDGTPATNGGLRLLPGTHRQGLRDILFRKKYYKDVGPDPHEVAVETEAGDLTVHDGRMWHRVAQSPLVGEASRRRVMYVPIIAGKYEPKHENSPTPFYLRFLHLVK, encoded by the coding sequence ATGTCATTACAATTGAAATATCCACGTTTTACTTTGAGCGAAAATCTGACTGCTGAGCAGTTGGAGTTTTTTCGAGAATACGGCTTCCTGCACTTCCGGGCATTTGCCGCTCCCGAAACGGTCCAGAGTCTGCTGCGGGCCTCGGAGGACGTGCAGCGCCGGTGGCTGGCTGATGGCGTGCAGAAAGTGAATGGCGTGCCCATCAAGTACGGCAAGGATGTGGACGGCTCGGCCATCGTGCAGCGGTTTGCCTTTGCCTCCCACCACAGCCCCGTGCTGCACGAGTTTTTGCAGGATCCGCGCTTTCAAGCCTTGTTTCCGCTGCTGGAGGCGCCGGGCGGCCGGGTGGGCGAAAACGAAAAGGACGGCCTCGTTATCAACCACTACGTGAACGTACCCGGCTCGGAGTTTTCGCAGATGGGCTGGCACACCGACTCGCTGCGGGACGTGTTTTACGGCAAGAAAATCGGGCCCATGCTCAACGTGGGCCTGCACCTGGACGGCACCCCGGCCACCAACGGCGGCCTGCGCCTGCTGCCCGGCACCCACCGCCAGGGCCTGCGCGACATCCTCTTCCGCAAGAAGTACTACAAAGACGTGGGCCCCGACCCCCACGAAGTAGCCGTCGAAACCGAAGCCGGCGACCTGACCGTGCACGACGGCCGCATGTGGCACCGCGTGGCCCAGTCGCCGCTGGTGGGCGAGGCCTCGCGCCGCCGCGTCATGTACGTGCCCATCATTGCCGGCAAGTACGAGCCCAAGCACGAAAACAGCCCCACGCCCTTTTACCTACGGTTTTTGCATTTGGTGAAGTAG